In a genomic window of Schistocerca gregaria isolate iqSchGreg1 chromosome 5, iqSchGreg1.2, whole genome shotgun sequence:
- the LOC126272631 gene encoding SOSS complex subunit C homolog: MSFQQINPRQDLASRKILEEIQLKKQMLLKQGVAPTLNSSSISALPVGVTNPSSMSAEAHMLSPSQRVAMQQANSMSFGFFITQDSLFGNLILPVLPRFHK; encoded by the exons ATCTTGCAAGCAGGAAGATACTTGAAGAAATCCAGTTAAAGAAACAGATGCTTTTGAAGCAAGGTGTGGCGCCTACTCTTAACTCCTCTTCAATTAGTGCTCTGCCTGTCGGAGTAACAAAT CCATCGTCGATGTCAGCTGAAGCCCATATGCTTTCTCCATCACAGAGAGTTGCTATGCAGCAAGCCAATTCCATGTCATTTGGTTTCTTTATTACTCAGGATTCACTATTTGGCAACCTTATACTACCAGTGCTTCCTCGCTTTCACAAGTAG